One Spinacia oleracea cultivar Varoflay chromosome 4, BTI_SOV_V1, whole genome shotgun sequence DNA segment encodes these proteins:
- the LOC110802556 gene encoding uncharacterized protein translates to MDNIIVWNVRGLNNTNKQKEIRHFLLSNNVQLFSLLETRVKASQLRSIQFIHCNITTTSKKIRFGCTFVYAFNGVSERVPLWDLQAIAAGCGGAWVCMGDFNNLLNLDERIGMPVRIGEVKPMRDCFSVCKLEDIKTAGCFFTWTNKQEGENRVMSKIDRVVANQNWVECFDTAVANFLPEGAFDHCPAIIRTYSADATHKPFRFFNMWCNAPGFEELVARAWEVQIRGCAMFRICQRLKGLKKEFRELNKQGFSDMHARDATALAELTEAQKQLHSNPLCDDLKRKEMKGSVKDAFLNFYQTLLGTTMGERKHVNPTIMAMGSSLSEDDWHLLNRSITAEEVKEAMFSIGSDKSPGMDGYGSKFYKATWDTVGYDVVEAVQDFFNNGKLLENLNATSITLIPKTNCPATVMDFRPISCCHVIYKCITKFLCSRLQPVLPNVISKNQGGFIEGRSILHNVLICQDLEMLQALNFPEHFRKLIMVCLTSTKYTLLLNGSNHGYFAAKRGLRQGDPLSPLLFVICMDYLSRTMAYVGTLHNFKFHPRCSSMALNHLCFADDVLVL, encoded by the exons ATGGATAACATTATTGTGTGGAATGTGAGAGGTCTGAATAATACGAACAAGCAGAAAGAGATTAGACATTTTCTCTTAAGCAATAATGTTCAGTTATTCAGCCTCCTGGAAACTAGAGTCAAGGCTTCTCAGCTTCGCTCTAT TCAGTTTATCCATTGTAACATCACAACTACTAGTAAGAAGATCAGGTTTGGGTGCACCTTTGTGTATGCCTTTAATGGGGTCAGTGAAAGGGTGCCTCTGTGGGATCTCCAAGCTATAGCAGCAGGCTGTGGGGGGGCTTGGGTGTGTATGGGGGATTTTAACAATCTCCTTAACCTGGATGAAAGGATTGGTATGCCAGTTAGAATAGGGGAAGTGAAGCCTATGAGAGACTGTTTCTCAGTGTGTAAACTGGAAGATATCAAGACTGCAGGTTGCTTCTTTACATGGACCAATAAACAAGAGGGTGAGAATAGGGTGATGTCAAAGATTGATAGAGTAGTGGCTAACCAGAACTGGGTGGAATGTTTTGATACTGCAGTGGCTAACTTCCTTCCTGAAGGAGCTTTTGACCATTGTCCAGCCATCATTAGGACCTACAGTGCTGATGCTACTCATAAGCCTTTTCGTTTCTTCAATATGTGGTGTAATGCTCCTGGTTTTGAGGAGTTGGTTGCAAGAGCTTGGGAGGTTCAAATTAGAGGATGTGCCATGTTTAGGATCTGTCAAAGGCTAAAAGGTTTGAAGAAGGAGTTTAGGGAGTTGAACAAGCAGGGATTCAGTGACATGCATGCTAGAGATGCTACAGCCCTTGCTGAGTTAACTGAAGCACAGAAACAACTACACTCTAACCCCCTTTgtgatgatctcaaaagaaagGA GATGAAAGGAAGTGTCAAAGATGCCTTCTTAAACTTCTATCAaaccttgcttggcacaaccatGGGAGAGAGGAAACATGTGAACCCCACAATTATGGCTATGGGCTCATCCCTCTCTGAGGATGATTGGCACCTACTCAATAGAAGCATCACTGCAGAGGAGGTTAAGGAAGCTATGTTCTCTATTGGGAGTGATAAGTCTCCTGGTATGGATGGCTATGGTAGCAAGTTCTACAAGGCTACTTGGGACACAGTGGGATATGATGTGGTGGAAGCTGTCCAGGACTTTTTCAATAATGGTAAGCTTCTGGAAAATCTGAATGCTACCTCAATTACTTTGATTCCTAAAACAAACTGTCCTGCAACTGTGATGGATTTTAGACCAATATCTTGTTGTCATGTCATTTACAAATGCATTACAAAGTTTTTGTGTTCAAGATTACAGCCAGTGCTTCCTAATGTCATTTCTAAGAACCAAGGGGGTTTTATTGAAGGGAGAAGTATTCTCCATAATGTTTTGATATGCCAGGACTTG GAGATGCTGCAAGCTTTGAATTTTCCTGAACATTTCAGGAAACTTATTATGGTTTGCCTCACCTCTACAAAGTATACTTTGCTTCTCAATGGGAGTAATCATGGCTATTTTGCTGCAAAAAGGGGTCTAAGACAAGGAGATCCCCTCTCCCCTCTTTTGTTTGTGATCTGCATGGATTATTTGTCAAGAACAATGGCCTATGTTGGTACACTGCACAATTTCAAGTTCCACCCAAGGTGTTCTAGCATGGCTCTAAACCATCTCTGCTTTGCAGATGATGTGTTAGTTCTGTAA
- the LOC130471449 gene encoding uncharacterized protein gives MLLLDSWKRHCAKLTRKLSGRDREERHRDRRGSVDRELQAETSLRQEGPSLIQGQGSGAGSHQRHSDAERGASPFVHVDPTRHSFGGAGSSRPFVSSYGYYFGGSGPQPWGADSWAYYAEMERMRQAQMFGSYQYMPMPPPYQYSSPQQGVHPSTGTLRISEQDPSTPGTELDRDLERLRRRNRDKAPVVDVTVDDDSD, from the exons atgctcttgcttgattcttggaagaggcattgtgccaagctaacccggaagctttctggccgggacagagag gagcgccatcgagaccgtagaggatccgttgacagagaactccaggcggagacgtccttgaggcaggaggggcCGAGCTTGATTcagggacaggggtccggtgctggttctcatcagaggcattctgatgctgagcggggagcttccccttttgtacatgttgatcccaccaggcattcgtttggaggtgcaggcagttcacgaccctttgtttcttcctatggttactatttcggaggaagtggtcctcagccttggggtgcagattcctgggcttactatgcagagatggagaggatgcgccaggctcagatgtttgggtcctaccagtatatgccgatgcctccgccgtatcagtattcctctcctcagcagggagttcatccctccactggcacacttcgtatttcggagcaggatcctagtacccctgggacggagctggatcgggatttggagcgcctcaggaggcggaacagggacaaggcgcctgtggttGATGTCACtgttgatgatgactcagattga